Proteins co-encoded in one Terriglobia bacterium genomic window:
- a CDS encoding S9 family peptidase: MRLLRIVLVCLTLACFAAALSGPKDRQLTDPKSVNSISNPNAKAVTIDDLFVTRTIRGAVLSPDGKEIAVTTNMTGRTNLWEMSSAGSWPVQLINSDDRQSDQLWSPDSRWIAYAQDKGGNELYDVYIISHDGGTPINLTDTPDIREQHPIWSRDGKEIACAYKPGKASSYDVALIDVSSHKLRKLTDEKDPSRSWDAIGFSPDNRTLFATRSNTGFDDADVYSIDIATGRLTNLTPHQGNQLNLGSDVSPDGKTVLMTSNQKGGFLNLALLDVASKKLRWITETEWEVSAGVFSPDGSHFTYSINADGRSTLYQGDSATGHSVAFNLPPGTNGFPGSQIFTPDGRSILVTHEAVNAPGDLWMYDISTGKSKQITHTAVAGLGPTSLPPSEVVHYKTFDGQTISAILQIPFNLKRDGSNPAIILPHGGPTGQTTDYWSHWSNTFATHGYIVLQPNPRGSTGYGMDFQRGNYQDLGGGDLKDEMAGLQWLLQTGYVDGKKVGVWGGSYGGFMTLMLAAKEPQTFAAAVDLFGPLDWYTMLQHSDPFLNQYIRSLLGDPEKDRKIYEETSPINYVRNIKAPLLVLQGDNDPRVPKEETEQLVKILKERGNVVDVVYYPNEGHGFDKVEHQVDAAKRSLEWFNKYLKNSTTQTTRK; this comes from the coding sequence ATGCGTCTGCTACGAATCGTCCTGGTATGTCTCACTCTTGCTTGTTTTGCGGCCGCTCTCTCGGGACCCAAGGATCGCCAGTTGACCGATCCCAAGTCCGTCAACTCAATTTCAAATCCGAACGCGAAAGCTGTAACCATAGACGACCTTTTCGTAACCCGTACCATCCGCGGCGCGGTTCTTTCTCCCGATGGGAAGGAGATTGCCGTAACAACGAACATGACCGGGCGCACGAATCTGTGGGAGATGTCGTCCGCAGGGTCGTGGCCGGTTCAGTTGATTAACTCTGACGATCGCCAAAGCGACCAACTCTGGTCGCCGGACAGCCGCTGGATCGCGTACGCGCAGGATAAGGGCGGTAACGAGCTGTACGACGTCTACATCATTTCGCACGATGGCGGCACCCCGATCAATCTCACCGACACGCCTGATATTCGGGAACAGCACCCAATCTGGTCGCGTGACGGAAAAGAGATCGCGTGTGCCTACAAGCCGGGAAAGGCGTCGTCGTACGATGTCGCGCTCATCGATGTCTCATCGCATAAGCTCCGCAAGCTGACGGACGAGAAAGACCCCTCGAGGAGTTGGGACGCAATTGGATTCAGCCCCGATAACCGGACTCTGTTTGCAACTCGCAGCAACACCGGCTTTGACGATGCGGATGTCTATTCCATCGATATAGCCACCGGCCGCCTGACGAACCTGACACCGCACCAGGGCAATCAGTTGAACCTTGGCAGCGATGTCTCTCCCGATGGAAAAACCGTCCTCATGACCAGCAATCAAAAGGGTGGATTCCTCAATCTCGCGCTGCTCGATGTTGCGTCCAAGAAGCTGCGCTGGATCACCGAGACAGAATGGGAAGTCAGCGCCGGAGTGTTCTCACCCGACGGGTCGCACTTCACTTATTCCATCAATGCGGATGGCCGAAGCACGTTGTACCAGGGAGATAGCGCGACGGGGCACAGTGTCGCTTTCAATCTGCCTCCCGGAACAAATGGCTTTCCCGGTAGTCAGATATTCACGCCGGACGGACGCAGCATTCTTGTGACGCATGAAGCCGTAAATGCTCCGGGCGATTTGTGGATGTATGACATCTCCACCGGAAAGTCAAAGCAGATCACGCATACGGCCGTCGCCGGGCTCGGCCCCACGAGTCTCCCGCCGTCCGAGGTCGTTCACTACAAGACTTTTGACGGGCAGACGATTTCGGCGATCCTGCAGATCCCGTTCAACCTCAAGCGCGACGGCAGCAATCCTGCGATCATCCTGCCGCACGGCGGACCAACCGGCCAGACAACGGATTATTGGAGCCACTGGTCGAACACGTTTGCAACTCATGGCTACATCGTGCTGCAGCCCAACCCGCGCGGTTCGACCGGCTACGGAATGGACTTCCAGCGGGGCAATTACCAGGATCTCGGCGGCGGCGATCTCAAGGATGAGATGGCCGGCCTGCAATGGCTGCTTCAGACAGGCTACGTCGATGGAAAGAAGGTTGGAGTTTGGGGCGGATCGTACGGAGGTTTCATGACGCTGATGCTTGCGGCAAAAGAACCGCAGACATTCGCTGCCGCCGTGGATCTGTTCGGGCCGCTGGACTGGTACACGATGCTGCAGCACTCCGACCCATTCCTGAACCAGTACATCCGCAGCCTTCTGGGCGATCCCGAGAAGGACCGGAAAATTTATGAAGAGACCTCGCCGATCAATTACGTCCGGAACATCAAGGCGCCTCTGTTGGTGCTACAGGGCGATAACGATCCGCGTGTTCCGAAGGAAGAGACGGAGCAGCTAGTCAAAATCCTGAAGGAACGCGGGAACGTGGTCGATGTTGTCTACTACCCGAATGAAGGACACGGGTTTGACAAAGTCGAGCACCAGGTCGATGCCGCAAAACGAAGCTTGGAGTGGTTCAACAAGTATTTGAAAAATTCGACAACACAGACAACACGGAAATAA